The window CTGCCCGGACGCGTCCAGGATCTGGCGGCCGCTGGTGTGCCAGTAGCCGGCGCCGCCTGCGGCGGGGGCCGCGTGCGCGGTGGCGGGCAGGCCGAGTCCCAGGCCCAGCGGTAACAGGAGCGCTGCCGCAGCAGCGCACAGCGCTCTTCGCAAGGTGCGGAACATGGTGCTGCTTCCTCCCGAGGGGGCCGCGGGACCGGAACGAGTGGGAGCGCTCCCACACACCCGCGCCTCCCAGTGGAAGGCAGGCGGCGACCGCCCGTCAAGACCGCCGACGCAACAAACGCCTCAGCCCCCACACCGCGGCCACCACGCCGGCCACCGCGGCGACGGTGCCCACGCCGAAGCGTCCACCCCCGTCGGGACCGGCCCCGGTGGAACTCGAACCGCCCTGCTTCGACGGCGACTTGGCGGAGCCGTCGGCCTCCGGCGCGTCGCGCACCTGCACCGGGCTGCCGGATCCCTCACTGCCGTACAGCAGCTTGGTGCCGTCCACGCTGTAGGTGACGGACTCCCCCTGCCTCTGGAGCGGCACGTCGAGCTGGCCCACGCGCTTGATCCTGCCGCCGTTCCAGTCGTAGTGGATGCCGCCGAAGTAGCCGCGCACGGCGAGGTGCGTGCCGTCCGGGGACAGGGCGGCGTCGGTGGCCCACAGGTCGACGGGGGCGATCGGCCTGAAGACGTTCGTGCCCGAGGGGGACAGTTCGGCCGGGCCCTCGTAGAGGTGACCGCCGTCCTCCTTCTTGTCGATGATGTAGACGCGGCCCGTCTTCGGGTGCACGACCATCGACTCGGCGTTGCGCGGGCCGTCCGAGTACTTCACGACGTACTGCGTGGCCCGGATCGTCTGGTCCTTCAGCT of the Streptomyces sp. NBC_01788 genome contains:
- a CDS encoding WD40 repeat domain-containing protein → MRRPFALLAGALLVGALAAPAALAADGDDGFTIKDPRIKESSGLAASHLHPGVHWTHNDSGYGPQIYAVDGRTGETVATITLSGIGKPRDAEAISIGPGNQIYLGDIGDNLDGSWPYVWIYRLPEPKELKDQTIRATQYVVKYSDGPRNAESMVVHPKTGRVYIIDKKEDGGHLYEGPAELSPSGTNVFRPIAPVDLWATDAALSPDGTHLAVRGYFGGIHYDWNGGRIKRVGQLDVPLQRQGESVTYSVDGTKLLYGSEGSGSPVQVRDAPEADGSAKSPSKQGGSSSTGAGPDGGGRFGVGTVAAVAGVVAAVWGLRRLLRRRS